The Flavobacterium sp. HJ-32-4 genome contains a region encoding:
- a CDS encoding alpha/beta hydrolase, translated as MKKLGLLLLLVTTTLTAQYQTKTAISYYPDKGDTYRNTQCILDLYYPTKPGFATVIWFHGGGLTGGAREIPKALTDKGIAVVGVGYRLSPNAKVVDIIGDATAAVAWTLRHIAEYGGDPKKVFLSGHSAGGYLDLMVALDKHYLAAYELDPNTLAGIVPFSPQVITHFTARKERGIPETQPVIDELAPLFHIRKDAPPILLITGDRNLELLGRYDENAYLDRMLTVIGHPDHRLIELGGYDHMMADPAYTLLLREIDRVLKQPRP; from the coding sequence ATGAAGAAACTCGGGCTGCTTTTGCTGCTGGTCACCACAACGTTGACCGCACAATACCAAACCAAGACCGCCATATCCTACTATCCCGACAAAGGCGATACGTATCGCAACACCCAATGCATACTGGATCTCTATTACCCCACAAAACCCGGCTTTGCTACCGTCATCTGGTTCCACGGTGGCGGCCTTACCGGTGGAGCACGGGAAATACCAAAAGCCCTTACCGACAAAGGAATCGCCGTCGTAGGCGTCGGGTATCGCCTCAGTCCTAACGCCAAAGTCGTCGACATCATCGGCGATGCCACAGCCGCCGTCGCCTGGACACTCCGCCATATTGCCGAATACGGAGGCGACCCGAAAAAGGTCTTCCTCTCGGGCCATTCCGCCGGTGGCTACCTCGACCTGATGGTGGCGCTCGACAAACACTATCTCGCCGCCTACGAACTCGACCCCAACACACTGGCGGGCATCGTGCCGTTCAGTCCGCAGGTCATCACCCATTTCACCGCACGCAAAGAACGCGGCATCCCCGAAACCCAACCCGTCATAGATGAACTCGCGCCTTTATTCCACATCCGCAAAGACGCACCACCGATACTGCTGATCACCGGCGACCGCAACCTCGAGCTGCTCGGGCGTTACGACGAAAACGCCTACCTTGACCGCATGCTCACCGTCATCGGCCATCCCGACCACCGCCTGATCGAACTCGGCGGCTACGACCACATGATGGCCGACCCGGCCTACACGCTTTTACTGCGGGAAATCGACCGCGTCCTCAAACAACCACGCCCATGA
- a CDS encoding beta-N-acetylhexosaminidase — MKLRYLLLLVPLCSFAQSIIPEPVEMTTRRGRFTLPKVLTFTATDAKRCQPVTTYVKDFLVRPTGIVLRPAAPKEKAALHFILNNETDRLLGDEGYRLAVNSGGIFIRANTEKGLFYGVQTVLQLLPKDIERTDRLRNGRWSVPFVTITDYPRFAYRGLMLDVARHFFTKAEVMDYIDRMARYKFNTFHWHLADDEGWRVEIKSYPKLTTVGAWNVKREGHFGDFSPIGADEPRDNGGFYTQEEIREVVAYAKSRFIDILPEIDMPGHSLAAIASYPELSCTPEAVNYRVSSGEPIMSWPGGGHFEAIYDNMLCPANEKVYAFADAVLGEIAALFPYPYLHVGGDECATNFWAKNPQVQELMQREGITEVAKVQAYFEKRIEQIVASKGKHMIGWDEIYETGVSPSTAIMNWRKPAFGAAAAADGHEVVLCPTGYSYLDYMQADVSVEPRVYAGLRLKKTYAFEPIADGIKEGQVKGIQANLWTEQVFRFRQAQYMTWPRAFAVSETAWSQPKSKNWKRFVDKVEQQFRRLDAANVRYAPSLYDPDFRVTTDEKGRMLLSLVPELDELELYYSFDNSEPDNFYPKYTGPVLVPIDATQVKVRAYRDGKPIGRMNVMLVEVLRKRVKVK, encoded by the coding sequence ATGAAGCTTCGTTACCTCTTACTGCTTGTGCCCCTTTGTTCGTTTGCCCAATCCATCATCCCCGAGCCAGTTGAGATGACCACCCGACGGGGTCGTTTCACCCTGCCGAAGGTGCTGACGTTCACCGCAACCGACGCCAAACGCTGCCAGCCGGTGACGACTTACGTAAAAGACTTCCTCGTCCGGCCCACAGGCATCGTCCTTCGCCCGGCAGCGCCAAAAGAGAAGGCCGCACTGCATTTCATCCTCAACAACGAAACCGATCGGTTGTTGGGTGACGAAGGCTATCGTCTGGCCGTGAACTCCGGCGGGATTTTTATCCGGGCCAATACCGAAAAGGGCCTCTTCTACGGCGTACAAACCGTATTGCAACTCCTGCCCAAAGACATCGAACGCACCGACCGGCTGCGTAACGGACGGTGGTCGGTTCCGTTTGTGACCATCACCGATTACCCGCGTTTTGCCTATCGTGGACTCATGCTCGACGTGGCGCGGCACTTCTTCACCAAAGCCGAGGTCATGGACTATATCGACCGTATGGCACGCTACAAGTTCAACACCTTCCACTGGCACCTGGCCGACGATGAAGGTTGGCGGGTGGAGATCAAAAGTTACCCGAAACTTACCACCGTGGGTGCCTGGAACGTGAAACGGGAAGGGCATTTCGGCGATTTCTCTCCCATTGGCGCCGATGAGCCCCGCGACAATGGCGGGTTTTACACACAAGAGGAAATACGGGAGGTAGTGGCCTATGCCAAAAGCCGCTTCATTGACATTTTACCCGAAATCGATATGCCCGGACACAGTCTGGCGGCCATCGCGTCCTATCCCGAACTGTCGTGCACGCCCGAGGCGGTCAACTACCGGGTGAGTTCCGGCGAACCCATTATGAGTTGGCCCGGCGGCGGCCATTTCGAAGCCATTTACGACAATATGTTGTGTCCGGCCAATGAAAAGGTTTACGCTTTCGCGGATGCTGTATTGGGCGAGATCGCCGCGTTGTTCCCGTATCCGTACCTTCATGTCGGAGGCGACGAATGCGCGACCAACTTCTGGGCCAAGAACCCACAGGTGCAGGAACTGATGCAACGGGAAGGCATCACCGAAGTGGCAAAAGTGCAGGCCTATTTCGAAAAACGCATCGAACAGATCGTCGCCTCCAAAGGCAAACACATGATCGGCTGGGATGAAATCTACGAAACGGGTGTATCACCCTCAACGGCCATCATGAATTGGCGCAAACCGGCCTTCGGGGCAGCGGCTGCCGCCGATGGGCATGAGGTGGTGTTATGCCCCACGGGGTATTCCTACCTCGATTATATGCAGGCCGATGTGTCGGTCGAACCGCGCGTCTACGCCGGCCTACGATTGAAAAAAACCTACGCCTTCGAACCCATCGCCGACGGCATCAAAGAAGGACAGGTGAAAGGCATCCAGGCCAACCTCTGGACCGAGCAGGTATTTCGGTTCCGGCAAGCCCAATACATGACCTGGCCACGGGCATTTGCCGTGAGCGAAACCGCCTGGTCACAGCCGAAAAGCAAAAACTGGAAGCGGTTTGTCGACAAGGTCGAACAACAGTTCCGCAGGCTCGATGCCGCGAATGTGCGATATGCACCCTCATTGTACGACCCCGACTTCCGGGTCACGACCGACGAGAAAGGACGGATGCTCCTCTCGCTGGTCCCAGAACTCGATGAACTCGAACTGTATTATTCCTTCGACAATTCGGAACCCGATAATTTCTATCCTAAATATACAGGTCCGGTTCTCGTACCCATCGACGCCACCCAGGTCAAGGTGCGCGCCTATCGAGACGGTAAACCCATCGGGCGTATGAACGTCATGCTGGTAGAGGTGTTGCGGAAGCGGGTGAAGGTGAAGTAA
- the recO gene encoding DNA repair protein RecO gives MTVKTPAIVTAAVRYQEKGLVVTCFTQVDGRVSYFVPNAYSTRKGAPKAAFFLPLTLLELEAVHKKKGTLESIREIRIAYPYTTLHGDVMKGTIALFLSEMLHHSLHDGAPNPPLYALLEAALQWLDNHSEVANFHLILLLEMTKHLGFYPDLASTGRFFDLRNGRFQYAPGVETTGEEVSASMRTLAGLRFGDAEKAFTSAQRRELLKLFVQYYSAHIEGFRKPKSLEVLAEVFS, from the coding sequence ATGACCGTCAAGACGCCGGCCATCGTGACGGCTGCCGTCCGGTATCAGGAAAAAGGACTGGTGGTTACCTGTTTTACGCAGGTCGACGGACGCGTTTCCTATTTCGTTCCCAATGCCTACTCCACCCGGAAAGGGGCACCAAAAGCGGCCTTCTTCCTTCCCCTGACCCTTTTGGAACTGGAGGCCGTTCACAAAAAGAAAGGCACTTTAGAATCGATACGGGAAATCCGGATTGCCTATCCCTACACCACGCTGCACGGAGATGTCATGAAAGGGACGATTGCGTTGTTTCTGTCGGAGATGCTGCACCACTCGCTGCACGACGGAGCGCCGAACCCGCCCTTGTATGCTTTGCTGGAAGCTGCGTTGCAGTGGCTCGACAACCATTCAGAGGTTGCCAACTTCCATTTGATCTTACTGTTGGAGATGACCAAGCATCTTGGGTTTTATCCGGATCTGGCTTCGACGGGACGTTTTTTTGACCTGCGCAACGGTCGTTTCCAGTACGCACCCGGGGTGGAGACTACCGGAGAAGAGGTGTCGGCCAGTATGCGCACCCTCGCCGGCCTGCGGTTCGGAGACGCTGAAAAAGCCTTCACATCGGCCCAACGGCGCGAACTGCTGAAGTTGTTTGTTCAGTATTATTCGGCACACATAGAAGGCTTCCGGAAACCCAAATCGCTTGAGGTATTAGCAGAGGTGTTTTCATAA
- a CDS encoding two-component regulator propeller domain-containing protein: MKTHIPPFSIFAKQLSRMRKSLLFVCFFITLSLSAQNTALWKGYFSYREVRDLAQSATLCYAASENALFSSNAASGEIRTINTIDGLPSEQISAVYRSTAFNTTLVGYRSGLMVVILPDGSITKVVDIINKQLNPTIKKINHFMEHEGVVYISCDFGIVTYDLATLEFGDTYFIGTTSPEIVVTQTAFFDGYIYAATLSEGLKRGALTNSNLIDATQWQPIASGVFLAVEAFGDSVLTATSDGQVRRSTSGVSFTSFGPSFSPPISDLRAVDDRLLLVNANHVYTYDLSFVQQAHFAAASVTEEAVAFTCATIVGSKLYIGTKEYGVLLLNADNPSSYEFISPDGPQRNNIFAFTVAPSGTLWTVFGEYDQFQTPYLREYGVSKYSADAGWLNIPYSQMDGARDLVRVTVNPSDETEVFFSSHFDGLLRFQNDVLADHYTYTNSGLESLVIPSAPDYKSVRIEQSAFDSQGNLWMTNGLIDDAVKVLKSGGGWGEASVEGVVDDTFGARFSRLVVDKNNTKWICSLEDGLIGYNENRATPFRRIDEGADVGNLPSQSVQCVAVDNRNQLWIGTRKGLRVLSSVDRFLGEENTQLTTNSIIILENGLAQELMYEQFVSDIVVDGANNKWIGTTGAGVFLVSPDGQETIHHFTSSNSPLPSNNVNDIDINQTTGEVFFATVSGMVSYKGSAIAPSDDLKDVKVFPNPVRPGYAGTVKITGLTDKANVKIADITGSLVFEAIAEGGTLEWDTTAFGKYRVASGVYMVFVATEDGAETAVKKLMIVR; this comes from the coding sequence ATGAAAACCCACATCCCGCCGTTTAGTATATTTGCCAAACAGTTATCCCGGATGCGAAAATCCCTTCTTTTTGTCTGTTTTTTCATCACCCTGTCGCTATCGGCACAGAATACCGCACTTTGGAAAGGCTACTTTTCCTATCGGGAAGTGCGCGATCTGGCACAGTCGGCGACCCTTTGTTATGCCGCGTCGGAAAACGCCCTCTTTTCGAGCAATGCTGCCAGTGGTGAAATACGGACGATCAATACCATAGACGGACTGCCCAGCGAGCAGATTTCCGCGGTCTATCGGAGTACCGCCTTTAACACCACTCTGGTCGGATATCGAAGTGGCCTGATGGTCGTCATCCTTCCCGATGGCAGCATCACCAAAGTGGTCGACATCATCAACAAGCAACTGAACCCGACCATCAAGAAAATCAACCACTTCATGGAGCATGAGGGAGTGGTATATATTTCCTGCGACTTCGGAATCGTCACCTACGACCTGGCGACGTTGGAATTCGGGGATACCTACTTCATCGGAACGACCTCACCAGAAATCGTGGTGACCCAAACGGCGTTCTTTGACGGCTATATTTACGCGGCTACCTTGTCGGAAGGTTTGAAACGCGGTGCCCTAACCAATTCGAACCTCATCGATGCCACACAATGGCAACCTATTGCCAGCGGCGTATTTTTGGCGGTGGAAGCCTTTGGTGATTCCGTGCTGACGGCCACCTCGGATGGACAGGTGCGACGGTCGACATCGGGTGTTTCGTTTACGTCCTTCGGCCCTTCCTTCTCCCCTCCCATCAGTGACCTCCGCGCCGTTGACGACCGCTTGCTGCTCGTCAATGCCAACCATGTATATACCTACGACCTTTCGTTTGTGCAACAGGCGCACTTCGCGGCCGCATCGGTTACAGAAGAAGCCGTGGCCTTCACTTGTGCAACCATCGTGGGCAGTAAACTATACATCGGAACGAAGGAATACGGCGTTTTGTTATTGAACGCGGATAATCCTTCCAGCTATGAATTTATCAGCCCCGATGGCCCGCAACGCAATAACATTTTCGCGTTTACGGTGGCACCTTCCGGTACATTATGGACCGTTTTTGGGGAGTATGACCAGTTCCAAACGCCCTATTTGCGGGAATATGGTGTGAGTAAGTACTCCGCCGACGCCGGTTGGCTGAACATCCCGTATAGCCAGATGGACGGCGCCCGTGACCTGGTGCGCGTCACCGTGAATCCGTCAGATGAAACCGAGGTGTTCTTCAGCTCGCATTTCGATGGCTTGCTTCGATTTCAAAATGACGTATTGGCCGACCATTATACTTATACCAACAGCGGACTGGAGTCGTTGGTGATTCCGAGTGCGCCCGACTATAAAAGCGTGCGTATCGAACAAAGCGCCTTCGACAGCCAGGGGAATCTTTGGATGACGAATGGCCTGATCGATGATGCGGTGAAAGTGCTCAAATCGGGTGGCGGCTGGGGAGAAGCCAGCGTCGAAGGCGTAGTAGATGACACGTTCGGAGCCCGTTTTTCGCGTCTTGTCGTCGATAAAAACAACACCAAGTGGATTTGTTCGCTTGAGGATGGCCTGATCGGATACAACGAGAACCGCGCCACGCCTTTCCGCCGCATCGATGAGGGCGCCGATGTGGGCAACCTTCCCTCACAATCCGTGCAGTGTGTGGCTGTCGACAACCGCAACCAGTTGTGGATTGGCACGAGAAAGGGCCTTCGCGTGCTTTCAAGCGTCGACCGCTTTCTGGGGGAGGAAAACACCCAGCTTACGACCAACTCTATTATCATACTTGAAAATGGCCTGGCGCAGGAACTGATGTACGAACAGTTTGTAAGCGACATCGTAGTGGATGGTGCCAACAATAAGTGGATCGGCACAACGGGCGCAGGTGTGTTCCTGGTGTCGCCTGACGGACAGGAAACCATCCATCATTTTACCAGCTCCAATTCGCCGCTCCCGAGCAATAACGTCAATGACATCGATATCAACCAAACGACCGGAGAGGTGTTTTTTGCGACCGTTTCCGGGATGGTTTCGTATAAAGGAAGTGCCATTGCACCGAGCGATGACCTGAAAGACGTAAAAGTGTTTCCGAACCCGGTTCGGCCGGGCTACGCCGGGACGGTAAAGATCACCGGACTTACCGACAAGGCCAATGTGAAAATCGCCGATATCACCGGAAGCCTCGTATTTGAGGCGATTGCAGAAGGCGGAACGCTGGAATGGGATACGACCGCTTTTGGGAAATACCGGGTCGCCTCGGGTGTGTATATGGTGTTTGTGGCGACCGAAGACGGGGCGGAAACTGCCGTCAAGAAACTCATGATCGTGCGATGA
- the gdhA gene encoding NADP-specific glutamate dehydrogenase, whose product MSQSIQAFVDAVAKRNPNEPEFLQAVHEVAETVIPFIEQNPRYQGKMLLERMVEAERIITFRVVWTDDAGNIQVNRGYRIQMNSAIGPYKGGLRFHPSVNLSILKFLAFEQTFKNSLTTLPMGGGKGGSDFDPKGKSDNEVMRFCQAFMTELAKHIGADTDVPAGDIGVGGREVGYMYGQYKRLRNEFTGVLTGKGITFGGSLIRPEATGYGCVYFAESMLGTKGQSFEGKIVAVSGSGNVAQYAAEKATQLGGKVVTMSDSSGYIYDADGIDADKLAHVMYIKNELRGRISDYVKKYPNAQYVDGKRPWEVKCDVALPCATQNELNEDEAKALVANGCICVAEGANMPSTPEAITVFAHAKILFAPGKASNAGGVATSGLEMSQNSLRLSWTREEVDERLKRIMLDIHASCVKFGADGNGYIDYVKGANVAGFVKVAEAMLAQGVV is encoded by the coding sequence ATGTCTCAATCGATACAGGCTTTCGTCGACGCGGTTGCGAAACGGAATCCTAACGAACCCGAATTTCTCCAGGCCGTACACGAAGTGGCCGAGACCGTCATCCCTTTTATTGAACAAAACCCGCGCTACCAGGGCAAAATGTTGTTGGAGCGCATGGTCGAAGCCGAGCGTATTATTACGTTCCGTGTCGTTTGGACCGACGACGCAGGCAACATACAGGTAAACCGTGGTTACCGCATCCAGATGAACTCAGCGATCGGGCCGTATAAAGGCGGTCTGCGTTTCCATCCCTCGGTAAACCTCTCCATCCTCAAATTCCTTGCTTTCGAGCAGACGTTCAAAAACAGCCTTACGACATTGCCAATGGGCGGTGGTAAAGGTGGCTCTGACTTCGACCCAAAAGGAAAGTCAGACAATGAAGTGATGCGTTTCTGCCAGGCGTTCATGACCGAACTGGCCAAACACATTGGTGCTGATACGGACGTTCCGGCCGGTGACATTGGCGTAGGCGGACGTGAAGTGGGCTATATGTACGGACAATACAAGCGTCTTCGTAACGAGTTTACAGGCGTATTGACCGGAAAAGGCATCACCTTTGGCGGATCGCTTATCCGTCCGGAAGCGACCGGCTATGGCTGTGTGTATTTCGCAGAGAGTATGCTGGGCACAAAAGGACAGTCTTTTGAAGGAAAGATCGTGGCGGTTTCCGGCTCTGGTAACGTGGCCCAATATGCCGCTGAGAAGGCAACCCAACTGGGTGGAAAAGTAGTGACGATGTCAGACTCTTCCGGTTATATCTACGACGCGGATGGCATCGATGCCGACAAGCTGGCGCACGTGATGTATATCAAAAATGAGCTTCGCGGTCGTATCAGCGACTACGTGAAAAAATATCCGAATGCCCAATACGTAGACGGCAAACGTCCATGGGAAGTCAAGTGCGACGTGGCCCTGCCATGTGCGACACAGAACGAACTGAACGAAGACGAAGCCAAAGCGCTTGTGGCAAACGGTTGTATCTGCGTGGCAGAAGGTGCCAACATGCCTTCCACTCCGGAGGCCATCACCGTATTTGCCCATGCCAAGATCCTGTTTGCGCCGGGCAAGGCGTCGAACGCAGGTGGTGTAGCCACATCCGGACTTGAAATGTCCCAAAACTCGCTTCGTCTCAGCTGGACGCGTGAGGAAGTCGACGAGCGCCTGAAGCGCATCATGCTTGACATCCATGCATCGTGCGTGAAGTTTGGTGCTGACGGAAACGGCTACATTGACTACGTAAAAGGTGCCAACGTCGCCGGTTTCGTAAAAGTGGCCGAGGCGATGCTCGCACAGGGCGTTGTGTAA